One region of Halomicrobium sp. LC1Hm genomic DNA includes:
- the glmS gene encoding glutamine--fructose-6-phosphate transaminase (isomerizing): MCGIIGCVGRADETLDVLVHGLSKLEYRGYDSAGVALADDTVSVAKRSGEIDELRALLDETTIDGAVGIGHTRWSTHGPPTDANAHPHGDCTGDVAVVHNGIIENYQSIRDELVADGHEFASDTDTEVIPHLVEDALADGAEPMAALRRAVDRLEGSYAVAAVVAGTEAVFVARNDSPLVLGLDEGSEPHGASAATGGTTRATYLASDVPAFRDYTDRVVYLADGEFARLDAEGWTVTDGDGTPVEKEIDTVAWDAEETGKSGYDHFMLKEIHEQPRALRQCLRGRVDELGAAVDIEDLGDLSPTGVQFVACGTSYHAALYGAQLYRRAGIPAQTFLASEYATAPPPIGDALVVGVTQSGETADTLSALREARHRGARTLAVTNTVGSTAARECDHALYIRAGPEIGVAASKTFASQLAALNLLALGTAPVDRPREAIAGLRDLPGQVQALLDDSRASAVAEQYQDAGAYFFVGRGHQYPVALEGALKMKEITYKHAEGFAAGELKHGPLALVTDDTPVFAVVVGDGEQARKTVGNVKEVEARDAPVVAVTDGRSDVERYADEVLKIPETRPEAAAVLANVQLQLVSYYTAKGLGRSIDKPRNLAKSVTVE, from the coding sequence ATGTGCGGGATCATCGGCTGTGTCGGCCGGGCCGACGAGACCCTCGACGTACTGGTCCACGGGCTCTCGAAGCTGGAGTACCGCGGCTACGATTCGGCCGGGGTGGCGCTTGCCGACGACACGGTTTCGGTCGCCAAGCGATCCGGCGAGATCGACGAGCTGCGTGCGCTGCTCGACGAGACGACGATCGACGGCGCGGTCGGGATCGGACACACGCGCTGGTCGACGCACGGTCCGCCGACCGACGCCAACGCACACCCACACGGGGACTGCACCGGCGACGTGGCGGTCGTCCACAACGGGATCATCGAGAACTACCAGTCGATCCGGGACGAACTGGTCGCCGACGGTCACGAGTTCGCCTCCGACACCGACACGGAAGTGATCCCACACCTCGTCGAGGACGCGCTGGCAGACGGCGCGGAGCCGATGGCGGCACTGCGGCGGGCCGTCGACCGCCTGGAGGGGAGCTACGCCGTCGCCGCGGTCGTCGCCGGTACGGAGGCGGTCTTCGTCGCACGCAACGACTCGCCGCTGGTGCTCGGCCTCGACGAGGGAAGCGAGCCACACGGGGCGTCGGCGGCCACCGGCGGGACGACCCGAGCGACCTACCTCGCCAGCGACGTGCCCGCGTTTCGGGACTACACCGACCGGGTCGTCTATCTCGCCGACGGCGAGTTCGCACGTCTCGACGCCGAGGGCTGGACCGTCACCGACGGCGACGGGACCCCCGTCGAGAAGGAGATCGACACCGTCGCCTGGGACGCCGAAGAGACCGGCAAGAGCGGCTACGATCACTTCATGCTCAAGGAGATCCACGAACAGCCCCGCGCACTCCGCCAGTGTCTCCGGGGTCGCGTCGACGAACTCGGTGCCGCCGTCGACATCGAGGATCTCGGCGACCTCTCGCCGACCGGCGTCCAGTTCGTCGCCTGCGGGACCTCCTATCACGCCGCGCTGTACGGCGCACAGCTGTACCGACGGGCCGGCATCCCCGCCCAGACCTTCCTCGCCAGTGAGTACGCGACCGCACCGCCGCCGATCGGCGACGCGCTCGTGGTCGGAGTCACTCAGAGCGGCGAGACCGCAGACACCCTCTCGGCGCTGCGAGAGGCCCGCCACCGCGGCGCACGCACGCTGGCCGTGACCAACACCGTCGGCTCGACCGCGGCACGCGAGTGCGATCACGCACTGTACATCAGAGCCGGCCCGGAGATCGGCGTCGCCGCCTCCAAGACCTTCGCCTCGCAACTGGCGGCGCTGAACCTCCTAGCGCTCGGGACCGCGCCGGTCGACCGTCCCCGCGAGGCGATCGCCGGACTGCGTGACCTGCCGGGACAGGTGCAGGCGCTGCTGGACGACTCTCGCGCCAGTGCGGTCGCCGAGCAGTACCAGGACGCCGGAGCGTACTTCTTCGTCGGCCGCGGCCACCAGTACCCCGTGGCACTCGAAGGCGCGTTGAAGATGAAAGAGATCACCTACAAGCACGCGGAGGGGTTCGCCGCAGGCGAACTCAAACACGGCCCGCTCGCGCTGGTGACCGACGACACCCCGGTGTTCGCGGTCGTCGTCGGCGACGGCGAGCAGGCCCGCAAGACCGTTGGCAACGTCAAAGAGGTGGAAGCTCGCGACGCGCCCGTCGTCGCCGTCACGGACGGGCGAAGCGACGTGGAACGGTACGCCGACGAGGTGCTGAAGATTCCCGAGACCCGCCCCGAAGCCGCCGCGGTGCTCGCGAACGTCCAGCTCCAGCTCGTGTCGTACTACACCGCGAAGGGGCTGGGCCGATCGATCGACAAGCCCCGGAACCTCGCGAAGAGCGTCACCGTCGAGTAG
- the carB gene encoding carbamoyl-phosphate synthase large subunit, which produces MTESEDRTILLIGSGPIQIGQAAEFDYSGAQACRALQEEGARVVLVNSNPATIMTDPEMADKVYLEPINTEAISEIIRKEDPDGVIAGLGGQTGLNVTAELAEEGVLEAHDVEIMGTPLDTIYATEDRDLFKQRMEEIDEPVPSSTTITLDEGETVTELTEESLRDRVEDAVDEVGGLPVIARTTYTLGGSGSGVVHEMEELIERVRKGLRLSRNSEVLITESIEGWVELEYEVMRDADDSCIIICNMENIDPMGIHTGESTVVTPSQVIPDEGHQAMRDSALKVIRELGIEGGCNIQHAWRDDGTPGGEYRVVEVNPRVSRSSALASKATGYPIARVTAKVAMGKRLHEIDNEITGETTAAFEPAIDYVVTKVPRWPIDKFRDVEFELSTAMKSTGEAMAIGRTFPESMLKALRSSEYDPAVDWSEVDDDELEDDYLIRPTPDRPYAIFEAFARGYTVDEIVELTDIERWYVERFQQIEEAAEAAQNGDFATAAEAGFTDQEITAMAGGEFNDTHASWVPEGDLSEKGDELEAATDGSGVTVEDVESETVDRDFKLVDTCAGEFEATTPYYYSTRDPISGIDRNELQIDPDVESVVVVGGGPIRIGQGVEFDYCSVHAVRALEEAGIDAHVVNNNPETVSTDYDTSDGLFFEPVTAEEVADVVEATNADGVMVQFGGQTSVDIGHPLEQELDRRGLDCEIMGTAVDAMDLAEDRDRFNQLMDDLGIAQAEGGTATSKEEALDLAHDIGYPVLVRPSYVLGGRAMDVVYNDEDLETYIEEAIRVSPDNPILVDEFLADAVELDVDAVADGEDVLIGGVMEHVETAGVHSGDSACMIPPRSQEIKDVMPRIREVTEDIASALETEGLLNVQLAVRDGEVYVLEANPRSSRTVPFIAKTTGVPLAKIAAKVMAGATLEELDYEEQVPDQVSVKEVVLPFDRLPGSDPRLGPEMKSTGEVMGTAGSFGKAYQKAQMSVDKPIPLDGTALVDMPIIGFEDHFDVLDFDDFEDVDAIVEAIQNGEIDMVLSRNRDVLEACVEETVTYFSTRESAEAALEAINADDQPLNVQDIASRPKTQREWGR; this is translated from the coding sequence ATGACAGAGAGCGAAGACCGCACAATCTTGCTCATCGGGAGTGGCCCGATCCAGATCGGACAGGCAGCCGAGTTCGACTACTCCGGCGCACAGGCGTGCCGTGCCCTGCAGGAGGAGGGCGCACGGGTCGTCCTGGTGAACTCGAACCCGGCGACGATCATGACCGATCCGGAGATGGCCGACAAGGTGTATCTCGAACCGATCAACACCGAGGCGATCTCCGAGATCATCCGGAAGGAAGATCCCGACGGCGTCATCGCCGGTCTCGGCGGTCAGACCGGCCTCAACGTCACGGCCGAGCTGGCCGAGGAGGGGGTCCTCGAAGCGCACGACGTCGAGATCATGGGCACGCCGCTGGACACGATCTACGCGACGGAGGATCGTGACCTGTTCAAACAGCGCATGGAGGAGATCGACGAGCCGGTGCCGTCTTCGACGACGATCACCCTCGACGAGGGCGAGACTGTCACCGAACTGACAGAAGAGAGCCTGCGCGACCGCGTCGAGGACGCCGTCGACGAGGTCGGCGGCCTGCCGGTCATCGCACGCACGACGTACACGCTCGGTGGCTCCGGCTCGGGCGTCGTCCACGAGATGGAGGAGCTCATCGAGCGCGTCCGCAAGGGGCTGCGCCTCTCTCGGAACAGCGAGGTGCTGATCACCGAGTCCATCGAGGGGTGGGTCGAGCTGGAGTACGAGGTGATGCGCGACGCCGACGACTCGTGTATCATCATCTGTAACATGGAGAACATCGATCCCATGGGGATCCACACCGGCGAGTCGACGGTCGTCACGCCCTCGCAGGTCATCCCCGACGAGGGCCATCAGGCGATGCGCGACTCCGCGCTGAAGGTGATCCGCGAACTCGGGATCGAGGGCGGCTGTAACATCCAGCACGCCTGGCGCGACGACGGCACGCCCGGCGGTGAGTACCGCGTCGTCGAGGTCAACCCTCGCGTCTCCCGTTCCTCCGCGCTGGCCTCGAAGGCGACGGGCTACCCGATCGCCCGCGTGACTGCGAAGGTCGCGATGGGCAAGCGTCTCCACGAGATCGACAACGAGATCACCGGCGAGACGACGGCGGCCTTCGAGCCCGCGATCGACTACGTCGTCACGAAGGTGCCGCGCTGGCCCATCGACAAGTTCCGCGACGTGGAGTTCGAGCTGTCGACGGCGATGAAATCGACCGGCGAGGCGATGGCCATCGGCCGCACCTTCCCCGAGTCGATGCTGAAGGCGCTGCGCTCCTCGGAGTACGACCCCGCCGTCGACTGGAGCGAGGTCGACGACGACGAACTCGAAGACGACTACCTGATCCGCCCGACGCCGGATCGGCCCTACGCCATCTTCGAGGCCTTCGCCCGCGGCTACACGGTCGACGAGATCGTCGAGCTGACCGACATCGAGCGCTGGTACGTCGAGCGCTTCCAGCAGATCGAGGAAGCCGCCGAGGCGGCACAGAACGGCGACTTCGCGACCGCGGCCGAGGCCGGCTTCACCGACCAGGAGATCACCGCGATGGCGGGCGGCGAGTTCAACGACACGCACGCCTCCTGGGTTCCGGAGGGCGACCTGAGCGAGAAGGGCGACGAACTCGAAGCGGCGACGGATGGGTCCGGAGTCACGGTCGAGGACGTCGAGAGCGAGACGGTCGATCGGGACTTCAAGCTCGTCGACACCTGTGCCGGCGAGTTCGAGGCGACGACGCCGTACTACTACTCGACGCGAGACCCCATCTCGGGGATCGACCGCAACGAGCTGCAGATCGACCCCGACGTAGAGAGCGTCGTCGTGGTCGGTGGCGGCCCGATCCGGATCGGGCAGGGCGTCGAGTTCGACTACTGTTCGGTCCACGCGGTCCGCGCGCTCGAAGAGGCCGGCATCGACGCCCACGTCGTCAACAACAACCCCGAGACCGTCTCGACGGACTACGACACCAGTGATGGCCTGTTCTTCGAGCCGGTCACGGCCGAGGAAGTCGCCGACGTGGTCGAAGCCACCAACGCCGACGGCGTGATGGTCCAGTTCGGCGGCCAGACCTCCGTCGACATCGGCCACCCGCTCGAACAGGAACTCGACCGTCGCGGTCTCGACTGTGAGATCATGGGCACCGCGGTCGACGCGATGGACCTCGCGGAGGACCGTGACCGCTTCAACCAGCTGATGGACGACCTGGGCATCGCACAGGCCGAAGGCGGGACGGCGACCAGCAAGGAAGAGGCGCTGGACCTGGCTCACGACATCGGCTACCCCGTCCTGGTGCGTCCGAGCTACGTGCTCGGCGGCCGCGCGATGGACGTGGTGTACAACGACGAGGACCTCGAAACCTACATCGAGGAGGCCATCCGCGTCTCCCCGGACAACCCGATCCTCGTCGACGAGTTCCTCGCGGACGCCGTGGAACTGGACGTCGACGCCGTCGCCGACGGCGAGGACGTGCTGATCGGCGGCGTCATGGAGCACGTCGAGACCGCGGGCGTCCACTCCGGTGACTCCGCGTGTATGATCCCGCCACGCTCCCAGGAGATCAAAGACGTGATGCCCCGCATCCGCGAGGTCACGGAAGACATCGCGTCGGCCCTGGAGACCGAGGGGCTGCTCAACGTCCAGCTCGCGGTCCGCGACGGCGAGGTGTACGTGCTCGAAGCCAACCCGCGTTCCTCCCGAACCGTGCCCTTCATCGCGAAGACGACGGGCGTCCCACTGGCCAAGATCGCGGCGAAGGTCATGGCCGGCGCGACCCTCGAAGAACTCGACTACGAGGAGCAGGTCCCGGACCAGGTCTCGGTCAAGGAGGTCGTCCTGCCGTTCGACCGCCTGCCGGGCTCGGACCCGCGCCTCGGCCCGGAGATGAAGTCCACCGGCGAGGTCATGGGGACGGCCGGCTCCTTCGGGAAGGCCTACCAGAAGGCACAGATGTCCGTCGACAAACCGATCCCGCTCGACGGGACGGCGCTGGTCGACATGCCGATCATCGGCTTCGAGGACCACTTCGACGTGCTCGATTTCGACGACTTCGAGGACGTCGACGCTATCGTCGAAGCGATCCAGAACGGCGAGATCGACATGGTGCTGTCGCGTAACCGCGACGTGCTGGAAGCGTGTGTCGAGGAGACGGTCACGTACTTCTCGACGCGCGAGTCCGCCGAGGCCGCCCTCGAAGCGATCAACGCCGACGACCAGCCCCTGAACGTCCAGGACATCGCCTCGCGACCCAAGACCCAGCGCGAGTGGGGCCGCTGA
- a CDS encoding DUF5815 family protein encodes MTESGVPGDGGQSMELPCGEERSIHELDMGLREIDCRCGETHAVVMDMHPLSRFVPEFLVEILTETVEPAEDDREEFTTAHLMAIVMEEFPEEMAVADVAEDGAVGYALVWVADFDSRRLHEIVVELLVELMEHAVSHAEDDAVMDQFEQEMLEFDVSEFVEQYRARRDFESEHDSPV; translated from the coding sequence ATGACAGAGTCCGGCGTGCCCGGGGACGGGGGCCAGTCTATGGAACTGCCCTGTGGGGAAGAGCGCTCCATCCACGAACTCGACATGGGCCTGCGAGAGATCGACTGTCGCTGCGGCGAGACCCACGCCGTCGTGATGGACATGCACCCCCTCTCGCGGTTCGTCCCGGAGTTTCTCGTCGAGATCCTCACCGAGACCGTCGAGCCGGCCGAGGACGACCGCGAGGAGTTCACTACGGCGCACCTCATGGCGATCGTGATGGAGGAGTTCCCCGAGGAGATGGCCGTCGCTGACGTAGCAGAGGACGGGGCCGTCGGCTACGCTCTGGTGTGGGTGGCCGACTTCGACTCCCGACGACTCCACGAGATCGTCGTCGAGTTGCTCGTCGAGCTGATGGAACACGCCGTCAGCCACGCCGAGGACGACGCGGTCATGGACCAGTTCGAACAGGAGATGCTGGAGTTCGACGTCAGCGAGTTCGTCGAGCAGTACCGCGCCCGGCGAGACTTCGAGTCCGAGCACGACTCGCCGGTCTGA